In Ectothiorhodospiraceae bacterium 2226, a single window of DNA contains:
- a CDS encoding SDR family oxidoreductase: MPAAKVVVITGASAGVGRATARLFAREGANVVLLARGRAGLDAAAREVRDAGGEALVIPCDVADAPQVEAAADQAEEAFGPIDLWINNAMVTVFSPLKLLEPEEFRRVTDVCYHGAVYGTMAALRRMTPRDAGTVIQVGSALAFRGIPLQSAYCGSQFALRGFTEAVRSELIHESSRVHVGMVQLGAMNTPQFGWARSHLPYHPQPLPPIYQPEVAAEAIRHVAHHRRREIWVGKATAQTILGNRVAPWLLDHVLARKAWSGQQTDEPLEGGRTGNLFEPIDEDHGARGRFDAEASEHSVQLKASQHRHWLALGAAVAGVLAASGARRRTRRA, encoded by the coding sequence ATGCCTGCAGCGAAAGTGGTAGTGATCACCGGTGCGTCGGCTGGCGTGGGCCGCGCGACCGCCCGGCTGTTTGCCCGCGAGGGGGCGAACGTGGTGCTGCTCGCGCGCGGGCGCGCCGGGCTCGACGCGGCGGCGCGTGAGGTGCGCGATGCCGGCGGCGAGGCGCTGGTGATCCCGTGCGATGTGGCCGACGCGCCGCAGGTCGAGGCGGCCGCGGACCAGGCCGAGGAGGCCTTCGGTCCGATCGACCTCTGGATCAACAACGCGATGGTCACGGTGTTCTCGCCGTTGAAGCTGCTCGAGCCTGAGGAGTTTCGCCGCGTCACGGATGTGTGCTACCACGGCGCCGTGTACGGCACCATGGCGGCGCTGCGGCGTATGACGCCGCGCGACGCCGGCACGGTCATCCAGGTCGGCTCGGCACTCGCCTTTCGCGGCATCCCGCTGCAATCGGCCTACTGCGGCTCCCAGTTCGCGCTACGCGGCTTCACCGAGGCGGTGCGCAGTGAATTGATCCACGAGAGCAGCCGGGTGCATGTCGGGATGGTGCAGCTTGGCGCGATGAATACGCCCCAGTTCGGCTGGGCGCGCAGCCACCTGCCCTATCATCCCCAGCCGCTGCCGCCGATCTACCAGCCGGAGGTGGCTGCCGAGGCCATTCGTCACGTGGCGCACCACCGCCGCCGTGAGATCTGGGTCGGCAAGGCCACCGCGCAGACCATCCTCGGCAACCGCGTGGCGCCCTGGCTGCTCGACCACGTGCTGGCGCGCAAGGCCTGGAGCGGACAGCAGACCGACGAGCCGCTCGAAGGCGGGCGCACGGGCAATCTGTTCGAGCCCATCGACGAGGACCACGGCGCGCGCGGGCGCTTCGACGCCGAGGCCAGCGAGCACAGCGTGCAGCTGAAGGCCTCGCAGCACCGTCATTGGCTGGCGCTGGGGGCGGCGGTAGCAGGCGTGCTGGCCGCGAGCGGGGCCCGACGGCGCACACGCCGCGCCTGA
- a CDS encoding ABC transporter ATP-binding protein, protein MASIRFERLSKRYADKSIIEGLDLAIRDGEFFTLLGPSGCGKSTALNLIAGLEAPSAGALYLDEARADHLPPAARDVAMVFQSYALYPHMSVFENIAFPLRVRRLPRAQIAREVHAVAAALGLDAVLAARPRALSGGQRQRVALGRALVRRPRVFLMDEPLSNLDARLRLEMREELKRLHETHGITTVYVTHDQEEAMVLSDRVAVMHAGRIEQVDTPLALYRTPATRFVAEFVGSPPINLLEGAALADAGLAPAQARDALIGIRPADVQVRAGGGAADALAARVEVLEPTGSDLWVVGHWQGGRIKGRAAPDEPLREGETASFHIPRECLHLFDPESGARRSDAA, encoded by the coding sequence ATGGCGAGCATACGCTTCGAGCGACTGAGCAAACGCTACGCGGACAAGTCCATCATCGAGGGACTCGACCTCGCCATCCGCGATGGGGAGTTCTTCACCCTGCTGGGGCCGAGCGGCTGCGGCAAGTCCACCGCGCTCAATCTGATTGCCGGTCTGGAGGCGCCCAGCGCGGGCGCGCTCTATCTGGACGAGGCGCGTGCCGATCACCTGCCGCCCGCCGCGCGCGACGTGGCCATGGTGTTCCAGAGCTATGCCCTGTACCCACACATGAGCGTGTTCGAGAACATCGCCTTTCCGCTACGCGTGCGGCGCCTGCCGCGCGCGCAGATCGCGCGCGAGGTGCACGCCGTGGCGGCGGCGCTCGGGCTCGACGCGGTGCTCGCCGCGCGCCCGCGCGCCCTGTCGGGCGGGCAGCGCCAGCGCGTGGCGCTGGGCCGCGCGCTGGTGCGCCGCCCGCGCGTGTTCCTGATGGACGAGCCGTTGTCCAACCTCGATGCGCGCCTACGTCTGGAGATGCGCGAGGAGCTCAAGCGCCTGCACGAGACGCACGGCATCACCACGGTGTACGTCACGCACGATCAGGAGGAGGCGATGGTGCTTTCGGATCGCGTCGCGGTGATGCACGCCGGGCGCATCGAGCAGGTCGACACGCCGCTGGCGCTCTACCGCACACCGGCCACGCGCTTCGTGGCCGAGTTCGTCGGCAGCCCGCCCATCAATCTGTTGGAGGGCGCCGCGCTCGCCGACGCGGGACTGGCGCCCGCGCAGGCGCGCGACGCGTTGATCGGAATACGCCCGGCCGATGTGCAGGTGCGCGCGGGCGGCGGCGCGGCGGACGCACTTGCCGCCCGCGTTGAGGTACTGGAGCCCACCGGCAGCGACCTCTGGGTGGTCGGCCACTGGCAGGGCGGGCGGATCAAGGGGCGCGCGGCGCCCGACGAGCCCTTGCGCGAGGGCGAGACCGCGAGCTTTCACATCCCCCGCGAGTGCCTGCACCTGTTCGATCCCGAAAGTGGTGCGCGGCGGTCGGACGCGGCGTGA